Proteins from one Brevibacillus humidisoli genomic window:
- a CDS encoding 6-pyruvoyl trahydropterin synthase family protein yields the protein MPMVRICKTVEFSAAHRLYQPTMSPQENDRCYGKCTVDHGHNYRLVVCLEGEVDKQSGMLLNLSQVKETVQHVIVDKLDHQHLNQVPELAGVVPTVENLVVWIWEELEKRFGQGLLKEVILYETDYTYASYSG from the coding sequence ATGCCGATGGTACGCATCTGCAAGACGGTGGAGTTTAGCGCTGCCCATCGGCTCTACCAGCCAACGATGAGTCCGCAAGAGAACGATCGCTGTTACGGAAAGTGTACGGTGGATCATGGGCACAACTACCGGCTGGTCGTTTGTCTCGAAGGAGAGGTAGACAAGCAGAGTGGCATGCTGCTTAATCTCAGCCAGGTAAAAGAGACGGTTCAGCATGTAATCGTGGACAAACTGGATCATCAACACTTGAACCAGGTACCCGAATTGGCAGGGGTGGTGCCCACTGTAGAAAACCTTGTGGTCTGGATCTGGGAGGAACTGGAGAAGCGGTTTGGGCAAGGGTTGTTGAAGGAAGTGATCTTGTATGAGACCGACTATACGTATGCCAGCTACAGCGGGTAG
- a CDS encoding non-ribosomal peptide synthetase, with product MTPLFSQLHRLADQYRDHIAYRDDQRQLSYGEWLERAARQAEVLLKLGITPGSRLVFYSDDPLMIVVGYAACFQIGAVCVPIDAQAPVSRVIEVAADCDAAGYFVSANKLAALRSVVPADKPILCPAWEEEAEQVHGQSGSEADAALLPDVGQLSEVEPAIIFYTSGSTGRPKGVMIPQQSVLIFMQWGREEFRTGPHDVFFCHASMHFDMSLFALFVSVAGGSVCVLPSPQSRTNPAYLLRMIKQNKVNILHLVPSAMNLILQSCDTEIQVDSVRAVIFSGEPLPSKLLPGIRRLLPGARIVNIYGSTETNDAFLYEVPPDHDSSQPVPIGRPFPHVTALVLDQQQQPCAEGEAGELYICSATSMSSYVGIEPSETFISVQGYDGWYYPTRDLVKVENGLYHYVGRKDNMVKLNGLRVDLGQVERVLISHPAVREAAVVVRRQGERQLLVAVLVTDQQDRDTLSGIALRAYCAEHLPKQSIPSRYLIRFEPLPKTSTGKVDRAAIREELSAAPAFSIGKTELKQYMVTRFLPGESVESLPDDYHLIENGVIDSLGLVGIAVYLEERLGVEIGEEEITPEHFASIERIIYFLKRKGWYAA from the coding sequence GTGACTCCGCTCTTTTCACAGCTTCACCGTCTGGCAGATCAGTATCGGGACCATATCGCCTACCGCGATGATCAGCGCCAGTTGTCCTATGGGGAATGGTTGGAGCGGGCTGCCCGACAGGCGGAGGTGCTGCTAAAGCTCGGCATCACGCCAGGCAGCAGGTTGGTTTTCTACAGCGATGATCCGCTTATGATCGTAGTCGGGTATGCCGCCTGTTTTCAAATCGGTGCCGTCTGTGTGCCGATTGACGCCCAAGCACCTGTTTCCCGTGTGATCGAGGTGGCTGCGGATTGTGACGCTGCCGGTTATTTTGTCTCGGCAAATAAGCTGGCTGCACTGCGTTCGGTGGTGCCTGCAGACAAGCCTATTTTATGTCCTGCTTGGGAAGAAGAAGCGGAACAGGTACACGGCCAGAGCGGCAGTGAGGCGGATGCAGCTTTGCTTCCCGATGTTGGCCAGCTTAGTGAAGTTGAACCTGCAATCATCTTTTACACATCTGGTTCCACTGGGCGGCCAAAAGGCGTGATGATTCCCCAGCAAAGCGTACTCATCTTTATGCAGTGGGGGAGGGAGGAGTTTCGTACCGGCCCTCACGATGTGTTTTTCTGTCACGCTTCCATGCACTTCGATATGTCCTTGTTCGCTCTCTTTGTCTCGGTTGCCGGGGGATCAGTCTGCGTACTGCCGTCCCCTCAGAGTCGCACAAATCCGGCCTACCTGCTGCGCATGATCAAGCAGAACAAGGTGAACATCCTGCATCTGGTTCCGTCTGCGATGAATCTGATCCTGCAGTCTTGCGACACTGAGATTCAGGTAGACAGCGTACGGGCCGTGATCTTCTCCGGTGAACCGCTGCCGTCCAAGCTGCTGCCGGGAATCCGCCGTCTGCTGCCGGGTGCACGGATTGTCAACATCTACGGCAGTACGGAGACGAACGACGCTTTTCTCTACGAAGTGCCACCAGATCACGACAGCAGTCAGCCGGTGCCGATTGGCAGGCCATTTCCGCATGTGACGGCACTCGTCCTCGATCAACAGCAGCAGCCGTGTGCAGAGGGAGAGGCAGGGGAACTGTACATCTGCTCAGCCACATCGATGAGCAGCTACGTCGGGATTGAGCCGAGCGAGACGTTTATCAGCGTTCAGGGGTACGACGGCTGGTATTATCCCACGCGTGATCTGGTGAAGGTGGAGAATGGCTTGTATCACTACGTCGGCCGCAAAGACAATATGGTAAAGCTAAACGGACTGCGCGTCGACCTCGGTCAAGTGGAGCGCGTCTTGATAAGCCACCCGGCTGTGCGGGAGGCAGCGGTTGTGGTACGGAGACAGGGGGAGCGTCAACTGCTCGTCGCCGTACTGGTCACCGATCAGCAGGACAGGGACACCTTGTCCGGAATCGCCCTGCGCGCCTACTGTGCTGAACATCTGCCCAAACAGTCGATTCCCTCGCGATATTTGATCCGTTTCGAGCCGCTGCCGAAGACGAGCACCGGCAAAGTTGATCGGGCAGCGATTCGAGAAGAGTTGTCCGCAGCCCCTGCCTTTTCCATCGGCAAAACGGAACTGAAGCAGTACATGGTAACCCGTTTCCTCCCGGGCGAGAGTGTGGAATCACTGCCGGACGACTATCATCTGATCGAAAACGGGGTGATTGATTCGCTTGGGCTCGTCGGGATTGCCGTCTATCTGGAAGAGCGGCTGGGTGTAGAGATTGGAGAAGAGGAGATCACACCTGAGCACTTTGCCAGCATTGAGCGGATCATTTATTTTCTGAAACGGAAGGGCTGGTACGCTGCATGA
- a CDS encoding SDR family oxidoreductase: MTPAKHVVITGISQGIGRQTAYELVRAGCHVYGNVRREKDIDPLLADLSVTERERLVVAACDLSSREQIERWIVQSLDRVPVDALINNAGTGRLTAFEEVSLAEWDDLLQVNLTSSFRLAQWAFASMKRRQTGGLILQIGSLASIPGMEKFPGFAAYTASKYAAAGLSEQIAYEGKSYQIRSLCLSPGAVDTRLRQRMAPHLKERLMQPEEIARMIKELVLNQHLPLNGVNLPVYKW; this comes from the coding sequence ATGACACCCGCGAAGCACGTGGTCATCACCGGAATCTCTCAAGGAATTGGACGCCAGACCGCATATGAACTGGTTCGTGCTGGCTGTCACGTGTACGGCAACGTACGCCGGGAAAAAGACATTGACCCGCTGCTGGCGGATTTGTCGGTTACCGAACGAGAGCGGTTGGTCGTTGCAGCCTGTGACCTCTCCTCGCGAGAGCAGATTGAACGCTGGATTGTTCAGTCTTTGGATCGTGTCCCGGTCGATGCGCTGATTAATAATGCCGGCACGGGGCGGTTGACAGCTTTTGAGGAGGTTAGTCTCGCGGAATGGGACGATTTGCTGCAGGTCAATCTGACGTCGTCGTTTCGGCTGGCACAGTGGGCGTTTGCCTCGATGAAGCGACGTCAAACAGGAGGTTTGATCCTGCAGATTGGATCGTTGGCTTCTATTCCAGGGATGGAAAAGTTCCCCGGTTTTGCTGCCTATACAGCCTCCAAGTACGCTGCAGCCGGATTGAGTGAACAGATCGCATACGAAGGCAAGAGTTACCAGATTCGCTCCCTCTGCCTCTCGCCAGGAGCAGTCGATACTCGATTGCGTCAGCGGATGGCGCCGCATCTCAAGGAGCGGCTGATGCAGCCGGAAGAGATCGCCCGCATGATCAAAGAGCTTGTGCTCAATCAGCATCTGCCGTTAAACGGGGTGAATCTACCCGTGTACAAATGGTGA
- a CDS encoding DUF6421 family protein has protein sequence MPLIGKGHMLEAQPWYEPVRTIVELCNQLRAKQLEHGGFSPDDTIAASEELTNVSNALQQLAETFPSPYLDAVRDDLHAWMRQGLSTRPLFDHSLRAFKRAENHSFGFALFPIKDLTQQTESIRLEAFVYYRNELPLLEQMRRQYRDQSYQAVELLLATDGLTDNNVLNLFPEAISVDMMADQQQFALFFHNKYLEIFYEITKPLGAFLVSDPLAVWQASPDQIYDARTIYSYLHDLYHYSGTLPFDEFWQEKSSTLGSCFEEIRVDTLTYLTLSAREEEPCRLAAELFLLDRIYRYSYTDEPTDSFDCLTNYFFLAYLLAHGGARFENKQLAYDHQAVRQSLSRLARELGQLENKLLHSPADCFDEIIAGWLSQYVVMSGPGLLERTVFADWLIGQGEKRGIPRTIRWSAHSLRKYA, from the coding sequence ATGCCATTGATCGGCAAGGGTCATATGCTTGAGGCACAGCCTTGGTATGAACCGGTACGTACAATCGTAGAGCTCTGCAACCAACTCAGAGCGAAACAGCTGGAACATGGCGGTTTTTCCCCTGACGATACGATCGCAGCGTCAGAAGAGCTTACAAACGTGAGCAACGCACTGCAGCAGCTAGCTGAGACCTTTCCGTCTCCCTATTTGGACGCAGTAAGGGATGACCTGCATGCCTGGATGAGACAGGGACTCTCGACGCGTCCTCTGTTCGATCATTCGCTGCGCGCGTTTAAACGGGCGGAGAACCACTCTTTTGGGTTTGCCTTGTTTCCGATCAAGGATTTGACCCAGCAGACAGAATCGATCCGCTTGGAAGCATTCGTCTATTATCGGAACGAGCTTCCGCTGCTTGAACAGATGCGCCGTCAATATCGCGACCAAAGTTATCAAGCAGTTGAGCTGCTGCTGGCAACCGACGGTTTAACAGACAACAACGTCTTAAATCTGTTTCCTGAGGCGATCTCTGTGGACATGATGGCGGACCAGCAGCAGTTTGCCCTGTTCTTCCACAACAAGTATCTGGAGATCTTCTACGAGATCACCAAACCATTAGGAGCGTTCCTGGTCAGCGATCCGCTGGCGGTCTGGCAAGCTTCACCTGATCAGATCTATGACGCGCGCACGATCTACTCCTATCTGCACGATCTGTATCATTACAGCGGTACGCTGCCGTTTGATGAGTTTTGGCAGGAAAAGAGCAGTACGTTAGGCAGTTGTTTTGAAGAGATCCGCGTCGATACGCTTACCTATCTCACTTTGTCCGCTCGCGAGGAAGAGCCGTGTCGACTGGCGGCGGAGTTGTTTCTGCTGGATCGCATCTATCGCTACAGCTATACCGACGAGCCGACAGACAGTTTTGACTGTTTGACCAACTACTTTTTCCTCGCTTACTTGCTAGCCCATGGCGGGGCTCGCTTTGAGAACAAACAATTGGCTTACGATCATCAGGCGGTCAGACAGAGCTTGTCCCGTCTGGCGCGAGAGCTGGGACAGCTGGAGAACAAACTGCTTCATTCCCCTGCCGACTGCTTTGACGAGATCATTGCCGGCTGGCTCAGCCAATACGTGGTGATGTCCGGCCCCGGTCTGTTGGAGCGAACAGTGTTTGCCGACTGGTTGATTGGACAAGGGGAGAAGCGAGGCATCCCGCGAACGATCCGTTGGTCTGCACATAGTCTGCGCAAGTACGCGTGA
- the argG gene encoding argininosuccinate synthase: MGRIWFEEQELAGYTGTAVVQLYSGGLDSMYTALGMAQRGYDVHALYVDVGQERPENLEEACAALGVQLIIVDGKTTLCDEYLSKGIQSNALYNDVFPISSSYTRPLIAAQAVAYAESIGAELIVHSATPYQNSTSRFNLSILALAKEMHVYCPAVGQYVSREEKIAQLRRAGIPLDAEKRLYSIDENLWARVIENGTLEQPWIDLPAKGVFTWTTDPEHCGEEPITVTLSFEKGLPVQLDGSSMSLAEMIASLNTSLGRYGVGRYSGLEDGAFGLKNPEVREAPAAEMIHKSHLLLEEMILSSEELRIKKMLDREWTRLVVAGGWYSPLKRALDAAIAALNQDITGQIRWRVTNGQIMPIARESVHALYSAASDSFPGELFPYSLGTFYQQLARKQRVHL; the protein is encoded by the coding sequence ATGGGAAGGATCTGGTTTGAAGAACAGGAGTTGGCCGGATATACCGGTACTGCGGTCGTCCAACTGTACTCGGGGGGACTTGACAGTATGTACACGGCGCTTGGCATGGCGCAGAGAGGGTACGATGTCCATGCCCTCTACGTGGACGTAGGCCAGGAGAGACCGGAGAATCTGGAGGAAGCGTGCGCAGCGCTAGGTGTTCAATTGATCATCGTCGACGGCAAAACGACACTCTGCGACGAATACCTCTCCAAGGGGATACAGTCAAATGCTTTGTACAACGACGTGTTTCCGATCTCCTCCAGTTACACTCGTCCCTTGATCGCCGCCCAAGCCGTTGCTTATGCAGAGTCGATTGGAGCAGAACTGATTGTGCACAGTGCGACACCGTATCAGAACTCTACGTCCCGTTTCAATCTCTCCATCCTGGCCTTGGCCAAGGAAATGCATGTTTACTGTCCGGCTGTCGGGCAGTATGTGTCGCGCGAAGAGAAGATAGCCCAACTGCGTCGTGCCGGAATTCCTTTGGACGCTGAAAAGCGGCTCTACTCCATCGATGAGAATCTGTGGGCGAGGGTGATCGAGAATGGAACGCTGGAACAGCCGTGGATCGATCTGCCGGCAAAAGGCGTGTTTACCTGGACGACTGATCCCGAACACTGCGGGGAAGAGCCAATCACGGTCACCCTCTCTTTTGAAAAGGGCCTACCGGTCCAACTGGACGGCAGCAGCATGTCCTTGGCAGAGATGATCGCTTCTTTGAATACCTCTTTGGGACGATACGGTGTAGGCCGGTACAGCGGATTGGAGGATGGCGCGTTTGGTCTGAAGAATCCCGAGGTGCGGGAAGCTCCTGCAGCAGAGATGATTCATAAATCCCATCTGCTGTTGGAAGAGATGATTCTGTCCAGTGAGGAGTTGCGAATCAAGAAAATGCTTGACCGCGAATGGACACGATTGGTTGTGGCCGGAGGCTGGTACAGCCCGTTAAAACGGGCGCTTGACGCCGCGATTGCGGCACTCAATCAGGATATTACCGGTCAGATTCGCTGGCGGGTCACGAATGGTCAGATCATGCCCATCGCCAGGGAATCGGTACATGCGCTCTATTCAGCCGCTTCCGACAGCTTCCCAGGCGAACTGTTTCCCTATTCATTGGGGACATTTTACCAGCAGCTGGCACGCAAGCAGCGGGTTCATTTGTGA
- a CDS encoding TauD/TfdA family dioxygenase: MQREDRNLHVLELTQHERMAMESIVRGLPPLDIRNVNDERLTETELLGRRVPVRIADALIRFRKHSNSEGTLLLRNLPVDDVLPATPSDGRLAEAKKSTISEYNLLLLLQFLGDPIAYEDEKEGLLIQNVCPVQGCEELQENTGSTYLEFHTEDGFHPYKPDFIGLFCLRPDHEGVAKTITSSIRMAIQKIPATAVSLLREPHFRISPASSFGYGGYAGDKLPECSRTIPVLSGSLTDPDMCIDFFLMRGTHPAAQWALDVLKEALTSSVQEFSLRPGDLLIVDNRKAAHARTSFEPRYDGFDRWLQRLFVTNDIRRSADGRWRDGYVCSPLFTLTKRHHSM; this comes from the coding sequence TTGCAGCGAGAAGATCGCAACTTGCATGTACTGGAACTGACACAGCATGAACGTATGGCGATGGAGTCCATCGTGCGGGGGCTTCCGCCGCTTGATATCAGGAATGTCAACGATGAGAGGCTGACCGAGACAGAACTGCTTGGACGCCGCGTTCCTGTCAGAATTGCTGATGCCCTGATCCGCTTCCGCAAGCATTCCAATAGCGAAGGAACGCTCTTACTGCGAAATCTGCCGGTAGATGATGTCCTGCCTGCAACGCCCAGCGACGGTCGTCTGGCTGAAGCAAAAAAGTCAACGATCAGCGAGTACAACTTGCTTCTGTTGCTGCAGTTTCTTGGTGACCCGATTGCGTACGAGGACGAGAAGGAAGGACTGCTGATTCAAAACGTCTGCCCGGTACAGGGATGTGAAGAGCTGCAGGAGAATACGGGGAGCACCTATCTGGAGTTTCATACCGAAGATGGCTTTCATCCGTACAAACCGGACTTCATCGGCCTGTTTTGCCTGCGCCCCGATCACGAGGGGGTGGCGAAAACGATTACCTCGTCGATCAGGATGGCGATCCAAAAGATTCCTGCAACAGCCGTCTCCCTTTTGCGGGAGCCGCACTTCCGCATTTCTCCTGCTTCCTCGTTTGGCTATGGAGGTTACGCGGGAGATAAGCTGCCTGAATGCAGTCGGACCATCCCCGTGCTAAGCGGCAGTCTGACAGACCCGGACATGTGCATCGACTTTTTTCTGATGCGAGGTACTCACCCGGCAGCCCAATGGGCGCTAGATGTGCTCAAAGAGGCGCTTACGTCCAGTGTACAGGAGTTTTCCTTGCGGCCCGGCGATTTGCTGATTGTGGATAATCGCAAGGCCGCCCATGCGCGAACCTCGTTTGAGCCTCGTTATGACGGTTTTGATCGCTGGCTTCAGCGGTTGTTTGTCACCAATGATATACGTCGCTCTGCAGACGGCCGCTGGCGCGACGGGTACGTCTGCTCTCCACTATTTACCCTTACTAAACGACATCACTCCATGTAA
- a CDS encoding RidA family protein, which yields MSSQNSRSRTTVSSGSPLEERLGSSRGVRVGRYLAIAGTAPLLPDGSTACPGDMYGQTRRCLEIMKQAIEDAGGQLGDTVRTRIMLTDMTRWEEAAKAHHEFFSGTRPVCTFVEVKGFIRGDWLVETEADCIMEE from the coding sequence ATGTCTTCTCAAAACAGTAGATCGAGAACAACGGTCTCTTCCGGCTCACCGTTGGAAGAGCGACTTGGTTCCTCGCGAGGAGTACGAGTGGGCCGCTACCTGGCGATTGCCGGCACAGCCCCGCTTCTGCCTGATGGCTCCACCGCCTGCCCGGGTGATATGTACGGACAGACCAGGCGTTGCTTGGAAATCATGAAACAAGCGATTGAAGACGCAGGCGGACAACTGGGTGACACAGTGCGAACCCGAATCATGCTGACCGATATGACGCGATGGGAGGAGGCAGCGAAAGCGCACCACGAGTTTTTCTCCGGCACGCGTCCGGTTTGCACGTTCGTCGAAGTAAAAGGATTTATCCGCGGCGACTGGCTGGTGGAAACGGAAGCAGACTGTATCATGGAAGAGTAA
- a CDS encoding amidohydrolase family protein gives MHVGRLRQEYTVEFADEMMRACGKQAEELTVEPESLLAEMDRAGVERAVLLAFNARRTLGVHVTNELVGKWCSQVPQRFLGLASYDGRDSLRKRELVLDRKRYRLSGYKLAYGYLAMAPDEPDWWPLYEDALEHDLPVLVHMGFSPIKRVSLRHCHPGLLEPVLSRYPSLKLVIAHMGWPWISETIELMARYPNTYADLSIVSRYQPIEQVVEIFSKAAAAGVEGKLLFGTDYPMCGFAEGLARIKELRQRVRVSTGGISEGVWDKILYGNAKHLLNLP, from the coding sequence GTGCACGTCGGTCGGCTGCGTCAGGAATACACGGTAGAATTCGCTGACGAGATGATGAGGGCATGCGGCAAACAGGCAGAGGAGTTAACTGTCGAACCTGAGTCCCTACTCGCCGAGATGGATCGGGCAGGAGTGGAGCGGGCTGTACTTTTGGCTTTTAACGCTAGACGTACGCTAGGGGTACACGTCACCAACGAGCTGGTGGGGAAATGGTGCAGTCAAGTGCCCCAGCGGTTTCTCGGGCTGGCTTCCTACGATGGTCGTGACTCGTTACGAAAGCGTGAATTAGTCCTTGACAGGAAGCGTTATCGGTTGAGCGGCTACAAGCTGGCCTACGGTTATCTGGCAATGGCGCCGGATGAACCCGACTGGTGGCCGCTGTATGAAGATGCGCTAGAACATGACTTGCCGGTATTGGTTCACATGGGGTTTTCTCCGATTAAGCGGGTGTCGCTCCGCCACTGCCATCCGGGACTGCTCGAACCGGTGTTGAGCAGGTATCCCTCCCTGAAGCTGGTAATCGCCCATATGGGGTGGCCCTGGATCAGTGAGACAATCGAGCTGATGGCCCGTTACCCCAATACCTATGCGGACCTTTCCATCGTTTCCCGATACCAGCCGATTGAACAGGTCGTAGAGATCTTCAGCAAAGCAGCAGCAGCCGGTGTAGAAGGCAAGCTGTTGTTTGGCACGGATTATCCGATGTGCGGGTTTGCTGAGGGATTGGCACGGATCAAGGAGCTTCGACAGAGGGTGCGGGTCTCCACAGGCGGGATATCTGAGGGCGTGTGGGACAAGATCTTGTACGGCAACGCCAAACACTTGCTCAACCTGCCCTGA
- a CDS encoding ABC transporter permease, which produces MKYLLLSGKVMRSSTIYRFEILTRIVATLFSVFAIRWVWIALLQNTGYIERIGVTLDVMLTYATVSMILQALYGPTIVFEISQRIQNGMIAIDFQRPWEYQIAMLSRLLGMMGAGMVTVMLPVIAVTAILFPVNLPETWSVWVFFLTSVMLGIIVQFTMQFFIGLLAFPFVEVWSFEIMLSSAIAIFSGRVLPVWIFPDLLRDLIYILPFRCLYDIPIQIYTGTATPDQYLGLLSLQAGWAIALLLLTKGVSRYFENKLLISGG; this is translated from the coding sequence TTGAAGTATTTGCTGCTGTCAGGAAAAGTAATGCGGAGCAGCACCATTTACCGCTTTGAGATTCTGACCCGCATCGTGGCTACCTTGTTTTCTGTTTTTGCGATTCGCTGGGTTTGGATCGCCCTGCTGCAAAACACGGGTTATATCGAGAGGATCGGTGTCACCCTGGATGTTATGCTCACCTACGCCACGGTGTCGATGATCCTGCAGGCGCTGTACGGACCGACGATCGTGTTTGAGATCAGTCAGAGAATCCAGAACGGGATGATTGCGATCGATTTCCAGCGGCCGTGGGAGTACCAGATCGCGATGCTGTCTCGGCTGCTGGGCATGATGGGGGCGGGGATGGTAACCGTCATGTTGCCGGTCATCGCAGTGACGGCCATCTTATTTCCCGTTAATCTTCCGGAGACGTGGAGTGTATGGGTATTCTTTTTGACCAGTGTCATGCTGGGGATCATCGTTCAGTTTACGATGCAGTTTTTTATCGGCTTGCTTGCTTTTCCGTTTGTAGAGGTCTGGTCGTTCGAGATTATGCTTAGTTCAGCGATTGCGATCTTCTCCGGACGGGTCCTGCCGGTCTGGATCTTCCCGGACCTGCTTCGCGATCTGATTTACATCTTGCCGTTTCGTTGTTTGTACGACATTCCGATCCAAATCTATACAGGGACGGCAACACCTGATCAGTATCTGGGGCTGCTCTCGCTGCAGGCAGGATGGGCGATCGCCCTGCTGCTGCTCACCAAAGGCGTTAGTCGCTACTTTGAAAACAAACTGTTAATCTCGGGGGGGTAA
- a CDS encoding ABC transporter permease: protein MGFLGYLSLYVRMQHANLRSRLMYPFNFFFGIFAVTGSGAFSIAFLYVLTRKIPVLAGWSFYEVVFIASMSMISYSVSFIFFIQLQEIDYYIRFAEFDRILVRPLNPLFQFICKRINVNSVGPTAFATGTLIYSGYHLRDWDLLSILLTVLLLFCGTVVCTSILLLIASVAFRFLQSGGLFELREAIYDNVSDFPITFFPKWFQAFLTFVLPQGFMGFYPAVYLIGRSDQSMFGNSVLLACLVATVCFALLSYYAWSRAIRSYAGAGS, encoded by the coding sequence ATGGGATTTCTGGGATACCTTTCGCTCTATGTGAGGATGCAGCACGCCAATCTGCGTTCCCGTCTGATGTACCCGTTTAACTTCTTTTTTGGCATTTTTGCCGTCACCGGCAGTGGAGCGTTTTCGATTGCTTTCTTGTACGTCCTAACCCGAAAGATACCGGTACTGGCCGGTTGGTCGTTTTATGAAGTGGTCTTTATCGCCTCGATGAGCATGATCTCCTACTCGGTCAGCTTTATCTTCTTTATTCAGCTGCAGGAGATAGATTATTACATTCGCTTTGCAGAGTTTGACCGCATCCTCGTACGACCGCTCAATCCGCTGTTTCAGTTTATCTGCAAACGGATTAATGTGAATAGCGTCGGTCCTACCGCTTTTGCTACGGGGACGCTGATATACTCCGGCTATCACTTGCGAGATTGGGATTTGCTATCGATCCTGCTGACTGTTTTGTTACTGTTTTGCGGCACAGTCGTCTGTACGTCCATCCTGCTGTTAATCGCATCTGTGGCCTTTCGATTTTTGCAGAGCGGGGGATTGTTTGAACTGCGTGAGGCGATTTACGACAATGTCTCCGATTTCCCGATCACCTTCTTTCCGAAGTGGTTTCAGGCGTTCCTCACTTTTGTTCTGCCACAAGGTTTTATGGGGTTTTATCCTGCTGTGTATCTGATTGGGCGCAGCGACCAGAGTATGTTTGGCAATTCCGTTTTGCTCGCCTGCCTGGTGGCAACCGTTTGTTTTGCGTTGTTGAGCTACTACGCCTGGAGCCGGGCGATCCGATCCTATGCGGGCGCTGGATCATGA
- a CDS encoding ABC transporter ATP-binding protein, which translates to MIITTKNLCRDYVIYYGGTSFRNYFTRMFGMKGERKRVVDNLTMEIAEGEFVGYLGPNGAGKSTTIKMLSGVLTPTSGEIRALGLDPVKDRKKHAQNIGVLYGQRSQLWWDLPLTESFELLKAIYRIPDRDYKRRLNRFAEALHMGDTLKRPVRQLSLGERMKGEIVAALLHAPPIVFLDEPTIGLDIVSKNYIQEFLRMINREEKTTIILTSHNMDDTEKLCKRVILIDNGRVMFDGTQDSLRRLIQESKLLVVDVPVEQMGQTSPFKPAKVEENRLFFEFRDDSEVLPMLSALSNSYTILKVEIKDAQIEKVLQQLYLTKQYNAQHQQTEQAVRSEQ; encoded by the coding sequence ATGATCATTACGACAAAGAACTTGTGCAGGGATTATGTGATCTATTACGGAGGAACATCCTTTCGCAACTACTTCACCCGGATGTTCGGGATGAAAGGGGAGAGGAAGCGGGTTGTCGACAATCTCACAATGGAGATAGCAGAGGGCGAGTTTGTCGGCTATTTAGGACCCAATGGTGCGGGAAAGTCTACCACGATCAAGATGCTGTCGGGCGTGCTGACCCCCACGTCGGGAGAAATCCGTGCGCTGGGACTCGACCCGGTGAAAGATCGCAAGAAACACGCCCAAAACATTGGCGTGCTCTACGGACAGCGCAGCCAGCTCTGGTGGGACCTGCCCTTGACCGAATCGTTTGAACTGCTAAAGGCCATCTACAGAATCCCCGATCGCGACTACAAACGACGGTTAAACCGGTTTGCCGAAGCACTCCATATGGGGGATACCTTAAAGCGGCCTGTCCGCCAGCTCTCGCTGGGTGAACGGATGAAAGGGGAGATCGTGGCCGCATTGCTGCACGCGCCACCGATTGTCTTCCTAGACGAGCCAACGATCGGCCTTGACATCGTCTCCAAGAATTACATACAGGAGTTCTTGCGCATGATCAATCGGGAAGAGAAGACGACCATCATCCTGACATCCCACAACATGGACGACACCGAAAAGCTGTGCAAGCGGGTGATCCTGATCGACAATGGGCGGGTCATGTTTGACGGCACCCAGGACAGCCTGAGACGTCTCATCCAGGAAAGCAAGCTGCTGGTTGTCGATGTTCCTGTCGAGCAGATGGGGCAAACGTCGCCATTCAAACCGGCCAAGGTGGAGGAGAATCGCCTCTTCTTTGAATTCCGCGATGATTCCGAAGTGCTGCCGATGCTCTCCGCCTTGTCCAATTCCTACACGATTCTAAAGGTGGAAATCAAGGATGCACAGATTGAAAAGGTGCTGCAGCAATTGTATCTGACCAAACAATACAATGCGCAGCATCAGCAAACCGAGCAGGCTGTACGATCCGAGCAGTGA